In the genome of Bryobacteraceae bacterium, one region contains:
- a CDS encoding ABC transporter permease, whose amino-acid sequence MPRPFPLYVALRYLTARRKQTVISIVTVISVAGVAAGVMALVLAMAITNGYRTALQEKLIGATAHFWVMEKEVSSGIPNWRAIADKLKALPHVLEVAPTLYDGVMFNGPTQATAGVLKGILPPKEAPVPEVLRHLKAGRFEDWSMARGYQPIILGVSLAEQLGVKVDDRVGVISRYGDMTAFGPKYTRYEFRVVGIFETGLFDLDSTWAFTSMRAVQGILGLQDVANAVEVNLDDPDRADIVAAEAEKLVGPKLGASSWKEHNRRLLSALQGERMVAMITIGLILLMAVLNILTSLTMAVMEKYRDIAVLMSMGTRRSTVSRIFVLQGLLIGIAGTAIGLVAGHALCFVLERFQVLRLDQAVYSLNYVPVLPRPQDAIWISIAALVVSLLATIYPARAASRIAPAEALRYQ is encoded by the coding sequence GTGCCGCGGCCCTTCCCACTCTACGTCGCACTGCGCTATCTCACCGCCCGCCGCAAACAAACGGTGATTTCGATCGTCACGGTGATCTCGGTGGCGGGCGTCGCCGCCGGAGTGATGGCCCTGGTGCTGGCCATGGCGATCACCAACGGGTATCGCACGGCGCTGCAAGAGAAGCTCATCGGGGCCACCGCGCATTTCTGGGTGATGGAAAAGGAGGTCTCCTCCGGCATTCCGAACTGGCGTGCGATCGCGGACAAGCTCAAGGCTCTTCCGCACGTGCTCGAGGTGGCGCCGACGCTCTATGACGGCGTGATGTTCAACGGGCCTACGCAGGCCACGGCCGGAGTGTTGAAGGGCATTCTGCCGCCGAAGGAGGCGCCGGTTCCGGAGGTCCTCCGTCACCTCAAGGCCGGCCGGTTCGAAGACTGGTCCATGGCGCGCGGCTACCAGCCGATCATCCTCGGCGTGAGCCTTGCCGAGCAGCTTGGCGTCAAGGTGGATGACCGGGTGGGCGTCATCAGCCGATACGGCGACATGACCGCGTTCGGCCCCAAGTACACGAGATACGAATTTCGGGTAGTCGGGATTTTCGAGACTGGACTTTTCGACCTCGACAGTACCTGGGCGTTCACCTCGATGCGAGCGGTGCAAGGCATTCTCGGACTGCAGGATGTCGCCAACGCCGTGGAGGTGAACCTCGACGACCCGGATCGTGCGGACATCGTGGCCGCCGAAGCGGAAAAGCTCGTCGGCCCGAAACTCGGTGCATCGAGTTGGAAGGAGCACAACCGCCGGCTGCTGAGCGCGCTGCAAGGAGAACGCATGGTGGCGATGATCACAATTGGCCTGATCCTTCTCATGGCCGTGCTCAACATCCTTACTTCGCTCACCATGGCTGTCATGGAGAAATACCGGGACATCGCGGTACTGATGTCGATGGGCACGCGGCGATCGACCGTATCGCGGATTTTCGTCCTCCAAGGGCTTCTGATCGGCATCGCCGGCACTGCGATCGGTTTGGTCGCCGGGCACGCGCTCTGCTTTGTTCTGGAGCGCTTTCAGGTGCTTCGCCTGGACCAGGCTGTCTACTCGCTGAACTACGTTCCCGTACTGCCGCGGCCGCAGGACGCCATTTGGATTTCCATCGCGGCGCTCGTGGTCAGCCTGCTTGCCACTATCTATCCCGCGCGCGCCGCGTCGCGAATCGCGCCCGCTGAGGCGCTACGCTACCAATAA